From one Thermatribacter velox genomic stretch:
- a CDS encoding MgtC/SapB family protein: MLTFDMSWGEQGDIVLRLFAAFLAGSLIGFQRERAEKPAGLRTHILVSVGSCVMTLVSLLGFTRFGSDPARITAQIVSGVGFLGAGTIFRYGWGVTGLTTAASLWATCGIGIAFGSGLYFLGFTGTGFVIFTLAALRYLESFRKGITYLSMRLLDRPGSLGAVASLLGKLGVDIKNVELKKGEEKDLVTCIMGVHIPPHFAVEQMVESLQELEVVRRIEVR, from the coding sequence TTGTTAACCTTTGATATGTCCTGGGGGGAGCAGGGAGACATTGTCTTACGGCTTTTTGCAGCCTTCTTAGCTGGAAGCCTAATTGGCTTCCAGAGGGAACGAGCGGAAAAGCCAGCAGGCCTGAGGACCCACATCCTGGTTTCGGTAGGATCCTGCGTGATGACCCTGGTTTCGCTTCTGGGTTTTACGCGCTTTGGCTCTGATCCTGCTCGCATAACTGCCCAGATTGTAAGTGGAGTGGGCTTTCTGGGAGCAGGAACGATTTTTCGCTATGGCTGGGGGGTAACTGGCCTGACCACCGCTGCCAGCCTTTGGGCAACCTGTGGCATAGGCATTGCTTTTGGCTCTGGACTGTACTTTCTGGGCTTTACAGGTACTGGGTTTGTGATCTTTACCCTGGCTGCCCTCCGTTATCTGGAAAGCTTCCGAAAAGGGATAACCTACCTTTCCATGCGTCTTTTAGACCGTCCAGGTTCCCTGGGGGCGGTAGCCTCACTACTTGGCAAACTCGGGGTGGACATCAAAAACGTGGAACTCAAAAAGGGAGAAGAAAAAGATTTGGTGACCTGTATTATGGGAGTGCATATCCCACCCCACTTCGCGGTTGAACAAATGGTGGAGTCATTGCAGGAGCTCGAAGTGGTGAGAAGGATTGAGGTGCGTTGA